The sequence below is a genomic window from Oreochromis aureus strain Israel breed Guangdong linkage group 12, ZZ_aureus, whole genome shotgun sequence.
TTGACTATTAttactttttgcttttttgaacCATATGTGAGGAGCGACTGGTGTTTTTGAGCAAAAACAAGGATACGCCACATCATACTTTGATTTATTAGCAATGTAATTTCTAATGGGACAACAATTTACTAAATGAACATCCTGGTGTAACGAATGAGACCCAAAACTAGGATTTTGGAAAAAAAGGAACATGTTTACTGGGGTCATAAATCAAGTGCAATCAAATTAGTCACCCTGTGCTGGTCATTTGTAAGAATggataataaataaagaatggCCAATTTTGCCCTTCCACTCGCTCTATACTTGTACAGCTAcacccatcttttatatatacCATCTAGGGATCAATATAATTCAATTACTAATACAATTtctgttactatttttataaCAGAGCTCCGAGATGCTTTCAAAGAGTTTGACAAAGACAAGGACGGTTTCATCAGCTGCAAAGATCTCGGAAACTGCATGAGGACCATGGGATACATGCCAACTGAAATGGAGCTGATAGAACTAAGCCAACAGATCAACATGAACTGTAAGGACAAGCAGTCATCTATGCATATCACACATATAACCGTATCCTCTGTGTCttttgaagtttgaaatttgtaccaaaatctctctttttttaagtgGGAGGTCATGTTGATTTTGAGGATTTTGTAGAGTTGATGGGCCCAAAACTCCTCGCCGAAACTGCAGACATGATTGGAATAAAGGAGCTAAAAGAAGCATTTAGGGAGGTGAGACTGCCTGGATTTAAGTGGTTTTATTAGCTACTTTTCTGTTTTCAATACTGAACCTCGGCTTGTTGTTTTCAGTTCGACACTAATGGAGATGGTGCCATAAGCACGTCGGAGCTCAGAGACGCAATGAGAAAACTGTTGGGACAACAAGTAAGGTTCAGCTCAGAGCGAGAAAAGAGAGTTATCGTTAATAAAATAgcagttttttgtgtgttgtgcTTTACTCACTGCTAccatcctgttttgttttgttttgttttttcaggttGGTCTGAAGGAAGTAGAAGACATCCTAAGGGATGTGGACTTGAATGGGGACGGACTTGTTGACTTTGAAGGTAAAACGTCCTTTTCAGACAACCTGTTTAAGGTGTAGTGTAGAGTGTGGCTGAGCTGCAGTTGCAGTTTCGTGCTCTTTCTTCTCTCCTTTCAGAGTTTGTACGGATGATGTCTCGCTGAGATCATTAAAATGATCGGTCCTGAATGTGAAGCTACATCCTTCTCTACACTAGACTAACTACATCAAGATGACATACTGAGAACTTCTGAGCCATCCAACTCTGAATGACACTGGAAATAAAACTCCTTTGAATGTTACGGAGTGAAGGCGTCACCTCACGCTTTCAGTCAATAAGTGTTCTTCCTGAAAAGTCTCCAGTTCAACTGAGGCAGAATTCGCTGTAGCCTAGCTGATGATTACCTAAtttatgttttggggtttttttgcactttaaTTAACACTAAATAACTTCCCCTGTGGATAAATCGCTGGTGTCTTAGTCTTTACGTGGTCTAATTACGCGTCTCACAAAATGTCACCTTTGATGTACAACGGCGTCAGAACGAGAGCCCGAATGTTTGTAGAaaagaggttaaaggtcactgTACTGTTGAAAATTCCACTATATATTCACCCAGTATGTGTTATATTAGAAACTGTAACCAGAACGACCTTTGTGTGACATTGGTGCTCCACCGAGGAAACCATGCGGTGGCAATATCCTAACTGTGTATCCTAACTGTGTGACCATCTGTGGTTTTTCACTGTGCCGGTTAAAGTCTGA
It includes:
- the cabp1a gene encoding calcium-binding protein 1a isoform X3 → MGLVETRVYTPLRTQSASLTERRPSWSFSVPLLSFGMGNCLDWPFRTMLQDAERRVRVVLSCEEMGQSGYLGSYQDSIVSVTQNCVLVSNILGQSCVFLSRGMAKCRQADRELRPEEMDELRDAFKEFDKDKDGFISCKDLGNCMRTMGYMPTEMELIELSQQINMNLGGHVDFEDFVELMGPKLLAETADMIGIKELKEAFREFDTNGDGAISTSELRDAMRKLLGQQVGLKEVEDILRDVDLNGDGLVDFEEFVRMMSR
- the cabp1a gene encoding calcium-binding protein 1a isoform X4, which gives rise to MGLVETRVYTPLRTQSASLTERRPSWSFSVPLLSFGMGNCLDWPFRTDRELRPEEMDELRDAFKEFDKDKDGFISCKDLGNCMRTMGYMPTEMELIELSQQINMNLGGHVDFEDFVELMGPKLLAETADMIGIKELKEAFREFDTNGDGAISTSELRDAMRKLLGQQVGLKEVEDILRDVDLNGDGLVDFEEFVRMMSR
- the cabp1a gene encoding calcium-binding protein 1a isoform X5, which codes for MENIADLESGITQVTALSSDRELRPEEMDELRDAFKEFDKDKDGFISCKDLGNCMRTMGYMPTEMELIELSQQINMNLGGHVDFEDFVELMGPKLLAETADMIGIKELKEAFREFDTNGDGAISTSELRDAMRKLLGQQVGLKEVEDILRDVDLNGDGLVDFEEFVRMMSR